The Streptomyces capitiformicae genome contains the following window.
GCCGAGGACCATGCCGAGCCGGCCCATGTGTTCCGAGCCCTCGCCACGGCGCATCGAGATCGCCATCATCGCTCCGGTGATCAGGACGCCGGCCACACCGGCTGCGGTGCCGACCCAGGCCATGAGGCCGAGGACCGTGTCGACCTTGTCGGTGAGCGCCCCTGGCGCTTCCTTCTTGGGGTCCGGGACGGCCGTTTCAGCCAGGAAGACGTGCTGGGCCTTGGCTGTGAGCGTCTTGATCATGCTTTCTCCCCGATACGGTCGGCTGCCGGGCCGACGGCTTTCTTGAAGGTTCGGTGGGCCGGCCGATCCTGAGGCCGGGCCGTGGTGGCGAAGTGAGCTTGGGCGTGGAAACCCCGCAGCACCAAGGGCTGTGGGGAATCTCCACCGCATAGTGGCATGTTCGTGACAATCACCTTCGGTCTGTGCCTCGGCATGGTCACTTTTCGGTGTTCCAGAAACCCACCAGTCCCAGGAACTCCACGAGTGGCCCCGCGCAGGCCCCGATGACACACGCGACCAGCACGATGAGGTACTCGCGCACGTGCTCCTCGGCGTCGCCTGTCTTCAGCGCGACGGCCATGCGTGAGCCAACGATCAGCAGGCCCGCCACGCCTGCCGCGGTGACCAGCCAGGCGAGGTAACCGAGGACCTGGTTCAGCCCCTTAGTGGTATCCGGCGGCGGCTCGTACGCCAGGGTGGCCAACGTCAGTCCGACGTTCATCGGCCGCTCCTCGTGTGTGTCTCTTGTCCGGGCGGAGTGACCAGGGCTGCCAGCCTGGCTGTCTCCCGTGGGGGAGGCGCGGTGAGATCCCCCGTCCGCCAAGCGGGCACCCAAGGCACTTGGTAAGTCTCGATCGCCGAACCGATCACCTTGATGCGCTGGAGCAGTTGGCGGGGCAGGCGCCCCGGCGCGTCCGCGACCAGCACCACGGCGACGAGTTCCAGCCCTGGTGGCTGCTCGCCGCGACGGAAGAGATCGAGCGTCCACGACACCGCCTGCAGACCGGCTGCGTGTGTACGGGCCACCAACAGCACGGAGTTCGGCTCCCCTTGATCGGGGCGGGGCCAACTGCGCCCGGCGTCGATCCCGCCGAAGACGGCCGCCAACGTCGAGGCGCCCGCTCCACCGTGCGCGGCCACCCAGGCCAGCCGGTGTGGAGTTGAGGGCGCTTCCGCGGCGGGTGGAGCCGACGTCGGCTGCGCGGGTGTGGTGACCGGCCCTCGGAGCCAGATCTCCGGTCCGCTCGGGACGTTCCCCACCGCCAACTCCCCCTCAAGTTTGATTAGCGGTTTACGGTGTGATCATCTCTGATGGCGGGTGGCGGGTGGCGCCACGGGGCACCTTGGGACAATTTCGTGACCGGGTGGTTACTTACGCGAAGGTTGTTGCCCGTGAGACTCAATTGGCCGCATCACATTACAACTTGACGCTGAGGGGAGCGGATGGCGCAGAGCGGGGGAAGCGCCACCACCTGGGTCGTGGGTGGTGGTATCGCGATGGTCATCGTGCCGCTGATCATGATGGTCGGGGTGGGTGGTGGAGATGACGCCGCAGCCGAGGGAAGCGGCGTCGGCGGCGGCCTCAACGACGGCTCGGTGCCTGCCCAGTACCTTCCCTGGGTCCTCAAAGCGGGCGCGGAGTGTGACGCGATCAAGCCGGCCGTCATCGCGGCCCAGATCGAGGCCGAGTCCGGCTGGAATCCCAACGCCAAGTCACCGGTGGGTGCCGAGGGACTGTCCCAGTTCATGCCCGAAACCTGGAAGTCCTGGGGCAGGGACGACGACGGCAACGGCAGCGCGTCGCCGTACGACCCGGGTGACGCCATCATGGCCCAGGGGCGTTACGACTGCGATCTCGTGGAGCGGGTCGAGCGCTATAAGAAGGCCGGGAAGGCGTCCGGCGAGACTCTCGACCTGGCGCTCGCCGCGTACAACGCTGGCCCAGGGGCTGTCGAGCAGTACGGCGGTATACCTCCCTACACCGAGACCCAGAACTACGTCGCCCGCATCAAGTCGCTGATACCCAAGTACGAGTCGGTCGACGACCCGCCGGGCGAGATACCCGAGGGCCAGCGGATGGCCATGCCCCTGCCAGGTGACCCGATCGTCACTTCTCCCTACGGCATGCGCATGCACCCGACCCTGCACGTTCGTAAGTTGCACACGGGCATTGACCTCGCCGCCCCCGCGGGCACGCCGTTCATGGCCGCCCGGGACGGCAAAGTGACCTTCGCGGGATGGTCCAACGGCTACGGCAACCGCGTGGTCATCTCGCACGGCACCATCAACGGCAAGAAGGTCACCACGACGTACAACCACATGATGGCCATCAGCGTCTCCGTGGGGCAGCAGGTGAAGGTCGGACAGCGGGTCGGGGCGGTCGGTTCCACGGGCTTCTCGACAGGTCCGCACGCTCACTTCGAAGTCACGGAGAACGGGCAGTATGTCGATCCCGCCCCGTGGCTGGGGCTGAAGTAGTGGAAGAGGGACGGGTAATGGGTGGTGGTGCCCGGCGCGAGAAGGAATCTCGGGCGGACGGGGCTGCCGCCAGGACATATGAGGGGGACGCCATGCGGACGGCCGGGACCCGGGTGCACCAGCGGACGTCGG
Protein-coding sequences here:
- a CDS encoding DUF6668 family protein is translated as MGNVPSGPEIWLRGPVTTPAQPTSAPPAAEAPSTPHRLAWVAAHGGAGASTLAAVFGGIDAGRSWPRPDQGEPNSVLLVARTHAAGLQAVSWTLDLFRRGEQPPGLELVAVVLVADAPGRLPRQLLQRIKVIGSAIETYQVPWVPAWRTGDLTAPPPRETARLAALVTPPGQETHTRSGR
- a CDS encoding peptidoglycan DD-metalloendopeptidase family protein, giving the protein MAQSGGSATTWVVGGGIAMVIVPLIMMVGVGGGDDAAAEGSGVGGGLNDGSVPAQYLPWVLKAGAECDAIKPAVIAAQIEAESGWNPNAKSPVGAEGLSQFMPETWKSWGRDDDGNGSASPYDPGDAIMAQGRYDCDLVERVERYKKAGKASGETLDLALAAYNAGPGAVEQYGGIPPYTETQNYVARIKSLIPKYESVDDPPGEIPEGQRMAMPLPGDPIVTSPYGMRMHPTLHVRKLHTGIDLAAPAGTPFMAARDGKVTFAGWSNGYGNRVVISHGTINGKKVTTTYNHMMAISVSVGQQVKVGQRVGAVGSTGFSTGPHAHFEVTENGQYVDPAPWLGLK